The genome window TGTTTAAAAGAAAATAAAACAAGTCCAACTTTTGATCTTATATTGTATTTTTCAAATAAAGCGGCTCTGTAAACTTCAATAGATTTTATAGACAAATTCATAATTTCGGCCATCTGTTCATAGGTTAATTCCCTTTCATCGCAAACCAGTCTAAGGAAATCGAATTCCCGCTGCGTTAAAATAATATTCTCTTTTTTCTCACTGTTGTTATCATAATTACGTACGCGTTTAAGAATTTCGGAAACATTATTATACCCTATTTTAATAATGTTATCAATAGCAAATTTCAAATCGTGAGCTGTACAGTTTTTGTGTAAAAAACCTCTGGCGCCATGATGATAAGCAGCATCGATTATTTGCTCGTCAAGATGCTGTGTCAAAAGTAGCACCTTGAACTCTTCTTGCTTTTCTTCAAGTGTTTTTAATACTTCAATACCATTCATATTGGGCATGGAATAATCCAAAATGTAAATATCTGGGGTAGGATTTATCGGCAATGCCTGCAGGAAATCATCACCATCATCAAACTCATTAATTACTTTGAAGTTGCCTATTTTATGTAGTAACTCTTTCAAGCCTTGTCTTACAATAGCATGATCATCGATTATACAAATAGTAGTCTGTTCCATACTTTAAATTCTTTTATTTTCGGAAAGGATAATTTTAGTACCAGATCCTATTTGACTTTCTACCTCTAAAATATAGTCTATACTATTGGCCCTGTTGATCATGTTTAGTAATCCTAAAGATAATTTGTTTTTTTTATCGGAAGAATCAAATCCTTTACCATTATCCGCAATAATCATTTTAAAATCAGGGTTAGTCGTTATCAAAATACTCATTGTCGAAGCTTTAGCATGTTTAAAAATATTACTAATACATTCTTGAAAAATACGGTAAATGATTATTTTTTCATTATCATCAAATTTCTTAAACACGATTTCTTCAAAAGAGTATTTAATGTCAACTTTATTGTTTTTTTGCAGTCGTATTATTTCTGTTTCTATAGCTTTTATGACATCCTGCTGTAATAACAATTGACTGTTCAGGGCATGACTGATACTTCGTATGGATTTGGATAAATGGCCTAGTGATTGTGATACAGGGTCTAATTTTTTTTCCAGTTCCAGGGAATCCAGTTTCATATTTTCAATTTGAAAATTGATGTAAGTCAACTGCTGACCAGCATCATCATGAAGATCCTGAGAAATATTATTTAATACCTGCTCCTGGGTTTCAATTACAGTTTGGGTGATTGTTTTTTGAAAATCGAGATCTTTTTGATGTAATAACTTGGTATATTTTTTTATTTTATTAAAATAAAGACGAATCAGTATAACACAAAAAAAAAGTATTAAACCAATAAATATAAAGGCAATTATTATTCCTAGTACGATTTGGTTCATTTGTGGTTATTTTTTTCTCTGTAGATGTAAATATTAATTAAAGTATAGTAGGCGATACAGACTATATTGACAATGAAAACATATAATGTAACCTGGCCAAATAAAATTTCTCCAGTAACATTCAGTGGTTTAAATCCTATCAGTAAACCCATGCCAAAAAAGAAATATACCGGTGCAAACAGTAGTAAATAATTATTGGAGAGGAAATACATTAAATTCTCTTCTCTCAGCTGCCTGTAACTTTCATAAATAAAAAGTATGACATACAGAAGGGCGCCAAAGACAAAAGTATAATAGTTATAAATATCAATTATTTCAATAACAATGAAATTAATAACAGAAAAAAGCACAAAAATGGATAGCACAACATTAGGTGTCTTTTTTCTGTTTATATTTTCTCTAAACGCGGCCATCCATAAAATATCATGAAAAATAATACTGATGTTAAATGGTATTCGGATAGGTTTATTATTATATACTAAAATAGAATTTACCAGTTCGGTAATAAAAACTACCAACAGGATGTACAACAAATAGCGATGCATTTTAATTTCCCATCGAAGATTCCATAAACCCAAAAGCAGCGTTATTAAAACGCACGCTTTTATTGGATTTATAATATCTAGTATGTTCAATCGTATTTATTATAATGGCATAGTAAGAGTAGGAACCTCACCTACTTTTTTAGGATCGGTTGAATAATCATAATATGGGTTTCCATTGACTTGAATGACAACTGCAGTCTGTTGTGATTTTTTAGTTTCGTCCTCTATGAGAGCAAAACTGAATTTAAACTCTGCCTTATCATCATTTTTACCATCTACTTTTGCCAGAGTTCTTATTAAAGTTGTGGAAAAACGATATTGAGATTCTGCCTTATTATTAGGAATAAATCTATCTACCATTTTTAATGTATCAATTTTTTTTCCTCTATGTTCCACAATAAGATATTTATCGTATCCGTAAGACCCTATTGTGCCTTTAAGTTTTTTCCATGAAATAGTATAAGTCTCATCCAGACGAATAATATTACTTTTCAATTTATGATCTCTTAATACGGCCGCTTCTAATATTTTACGCTTAACACGATCGCCTTTCTCTCGTAGCCAGTCTGCTTTTTTTGCAATATCCTTTATTGTGTCATAATCTTCTAAAGTTAAAGAATCAGTCAAGGAAGCTGCCTTAACGGCATCGGTTTGAACTTCAACTGTGTTCACTTCTCCTTTTTTACATGCTGCTATAGCAAAAAGAACCAATAATAATACGATACATTTTTTCATGATTAAAGTTATTTATGGGTTAATAATTTATTTTTCAAATTTTACAATTTCCCAATTCTATCTTTTAGGGTAAAACCCTAATTCATCAGATTTTTTCCCTACTAATCAATTTACTGGCTAAAATAGCGATTTTTCTTCAAAAAAATACTTATTTAACTAAAAATCAAATTTTTAGGTAAAAACCTTAACTCTTTTAGGTATTTCCCTAAGTAATCCATTTGCCGATCAAAGTAGTTTTGGGATACACATTCAAAGAATCATGCCAGGTTGCCGAAAAGGGTAATATAGAGTAGGCAGAATTAAATATTAGAAATCATGTCCAGAGAAATTAAATCAGCAAATCAGCAATTGCCAGCTGCTGCCCCAAATGATTTTAAAGACCGATTATTAAAACTGATTCCGGTAGAAATTATAACCGCATACATCACAATAGCGGGTATAATAAAAAGTTCTTCGAACGGTAAGCTTGATGAGCTCAATCATTTATTGCTTATTGTCATCCTGATCTTAGTAATCCTTACCCCCGTTTATCAGATGAAAATCTTGCAAATTTCCAAGATAGGCCAAATTATATTTTCAACAATTGGATTTTTAATTTGGGCCTTTGCCACAGCAGCACCAATTACTATTACAAATGTAATTGATGGTTATAGCTCTGATTTAATTATTTCCTTGGTATTGATCCTCTATACTTTATTGATACCGCTTATATATAAAGGATAAAAATGTTGATGATTATTGCAATCTAACAATAGATCATCAAAATATAATGTATATGTTGAGAGGTATAATCATTTAGTTTCTTTTAAAACCTTTCCTCCTATTTTTTGAAGTTTATGTTATAGATAATTTTAAAATCTATAAAATTTTAAACTCACTAGTCTCTAATGATTTTTAGAGAAAAATATATAATTAAAATATTTTAAAAAAATGACATCATGAGTAGTTTTATCAAGTTTATTCCACTCAGTGACTGGGATAATCAGGAGGCCAAAAAAAAAGTAAATGAGATTTATACACAAGCAATTTTATTGGCTAAAAGTAAAATTAAGTGGTACGAAAAACAACGTGTATGGAAAGGCAGAGTATCTAAATGGATTCGTTTTTTTGCAATCTTACTCTTAATGTGCAGTTCACTCGTACCTTACATTTCTTTACATTCTAATGACCCAGAAAACCTGTACATAGGTTATTTTTTAGCTGCTCTGGCGGGGGGGATTCTTTTATTTGATAAATATTATGGTTTTTCTAATAGCTGGATCAGATTTACACTAATAAAGATGGATTTGGAGAATATGACAAACTCTTTTATTGTAAACTGGCAAGTTCTCTATCTTAATAATTTCCCGTTAGCACCTGAAGGTTTTGCCATAATGATTGATGCGCAACTAAAATTCCAAGAAAGTTTCAATAATGCGATCAGAAAGGAAACTGAAACATGGGCGAAAGAATTTCAGGAAAACCTAGCTGAATTAGCAGCATCGATTAAATCCCATAGTGAAGCTCTCAAGGCCGATATTGAAGAGCAAAAGGAACGAAGTAAAGTTACTTCTGCAAATGCAGAGTCAAGAGAAAATTCCTTTCCCAGACTCAATGAAGAGGATCAATTCGAATTGCTAAAAGCCGTTATATATGAAAACGGAGATGCATGGAGACAAAATATTAAAGGTTTTACCGGCGTATCAATTGCCAAGAAAGTACAGGGTATCGACCAAACTGTTATAAATCCTGGAACGTACTGCCTGCAATTTAATGTATCTGTAAAAGAATCTGATTTTACAAATCAACACATTCATGCGATACCACCATTCATTTACTCACGTGGTTACAAGATTCCAACCGATGTAATTGAAACCGGGATTGCAAAAAGCAGTATTTTTTCAGGTAAAGATCTTCAACTTCCCAAACCTCCCGGTGTCAGCATAGGAAGACAAAATATTAATAGCGCCGGAACGTTAGGGATGCGAGTTAGATTATCTGATGGAAAGCTATATGGCCTTAGTTGTTATCATGTGATATTTCCGGAAGAATTATTAAAAGGTACGCACGAAATAATACAGGACGAAACTCAGAAAATTATTGACGAAAGTAATATTATTTCTCCCGCTTCCATTGACGGCGGCGAAGTAAATAAAAAATTTAGTTTTTTAGGTAAAGTAAGTCATGGTGTTTTTGATCGGAAAATGGATTGCGCATTTTTTAGAACAACTGACGAGGATATTGGTAGTACCATTTATAATTTTCCTCATGCTACAATGATTCACGATCTGAAAAAATCAGATGAAAAAGAACTTACAGTAAAATTTTGCGGACGAACTTCAGGAAAGGTAGAAGGGGGAAAAGTTTTTTCTATTTATTGTACTCAAACCGTTAATTATTTTGGCACAACTAATTTCAATTTTACTGATGTTATTCAATTGGAGATAAAATGTGACAAAGGTGACAGCGGTTCAGTTGTATTAACTGAAGACAATAAGCTTTTAGCCATGATATTTGCTTCCGGTAACGGATATGCTTGGGCAATCCCGATGCGCAGTATTTTTAATAGATTTCCATTCACTATTGATTAATTAAATCCTTAAGCTATGAATAAATTACTAAAAACTTGTTCTATGGTTGCCCTTGTAATGTTTTGCCCACTGCTTCTCTGTGCGCAAAAAATGACATCTATAGAATTTGAAGAACTAAAGCCGGAAAATTGCAGTAAATCACCGCAAAAAAATCCGCTTAAACTTAAAAAGGGCGAGACACATCAGATTTATATACAATTCCCAACAGCAGCGAAAGCAAAAGAAGTTCTCGACAGATACTCATTAGAAAGAGATGGTAAGCCTTTACCAAATAAATTTGACCTGTCTGATAAGAATTTGATATTAGATACTGGAGATCCGTTTTCAGGAGTTGAATCTAATACTAAAAAAATCAGCTATAAGATTTTATATATAAAAAATAAAAAAAAGCCTAAAGAACTGGAATGTGTATATAGCTTTGAGCTAAGTCCAGATGATGAGAGTGATCTTGTAGAGGAAGGGTCAAAAGATGGTACTGAAGCAAAAATTGATTATGTAGCTCTGATTGAAACGCTGAAATACAGTCTCGATTTGAGCGGTCTTTTTCCTACTGCGAGTTCCTGCTGTGAGGAGGATACCTACCCTTGTCTGAATAGCAGTGTTGCTGAATATATAAAAATTATTTCTGATCCGTTAATAGTTAGATACCAAGGCAAAATTAATAAAATAAACAAAACTAAAGTTACTAGCCTCAGCAAAGACCAACTACCAGAAGATGTTGATAATCTTAAAGGTTTAATTACCACCAGACAGACAGAAATCTTGAAATTAAAGGATGAGGGCACAAAAATCAAAAATCGTTTAATATATGATGCTAAAGCAAATGATATCTATTGGTTTGATTTTGAAGGCATAACCTCTGTGCTTTCCCAAAAGAAACGTAAATATTTTGAGGTTAAAGCCGGCAACAATATTGCGTTTGAAATAATAAATGTTAATCCCTCATCTTACAAACTGTCTATTGATCAAACATCGGTATCCATATGGCAGGACGCCAATGAGATGTTATTAAAGTATTTGAACTTTACTAATACAGGCATTCCTACTGCAGACGGCGCAGAGCAGCCAGAAGCTAAAACGGCTAAACGCATAGACGAGGTTCGTGCAGCAGTAATTCTTATTGTTGCAAGGTTAATGGAACTTCAGCAGAAATTATCCAGTAGCTGTGATAACTTACATTTCAAGCTTATTGAAAGTAAAACAACAGCGAAGCTAAATATTGATAATTTTTTAGAAACTGAGGTACATAAGCCTGTAGGTATATCTTTTGATAAGTTTATGCAGTCGGAACTGGAAATTAAAAAATCAGATTCTACACTTTATAAAATAGCAAAAGACCTTTATAATTTATTGCCGGCATCTCCATACCATATGGAGTATCTAACCAGAGCTAAATATGATAAAGACAGGATTGATTTTAAATACAGTATTCTCGCACGAGAAAATACTCCGTTCATGGACAAAGCAAAAGATGAAACAATACAAGTTTATATTACAGGTAATTTTAAAGTTGATGTAAGCACCGGCTTATATTATGCTTGGTTGAAAGATGATGTTTACAATCTTCGTGATACCACTTCTATTGTAACTAATGGTACTGTAAATGATACTCTCAAGTATAAAAAGATTATTAAAGACAGGACCAATTCAGGTGAATTCGGATTTAGTAGCTATCTTCACTTTTATAGAAAATACATGCCATCGTTTAGCTTGGGAGGTCATATTGGTGTCGGACTAAGTTTAAATAATCAGGTACGACCGCGTTATTTTACAGGTTTAAGTTTGTTATTTGGGCGGGAGAGCGGCAGAATAGCTATCAATCTGGGAATTGCAGCCGGAAATGTTGATCAGATAAGCAATGTATATAGAAAAGATGACAATAATGGTTTGCCTGGATCTGACTATGGCCTTATCCCTTCAACGGAAACCACCATTAAATATGTTTCAAAATTTAGTGTCCGACCCGCTATTGGTATTTCTTATAATATACCCTTCAGTCTTTCAAAGAAAACGCAGCCTGCACCAGAAGTAACTCCAGAAAAAGATAAGACTACTGAAGTAAAAAGCGAGGAAACAAAACCTGAGGAGACCAACGCCAGTGATGCAAAAAAATAGACAAACATTTTTATAATTAAAACAGACCCCTGCAACTCATTTGATTTTCAGGGGTTATATTTTTTTTAGGATCGCTTATAAACTCTCCTATCCTATGCTTAATGGTTTTTAGACACCTAAACTTTGAGATTTAATGAATAATTTGATATAACCCAAAAAGAAAAAACCCACTAAATCGTTGAATTTAGTGGGTCTTGTAACCATTTGCTTTTCAGCTCGCGGAGAAAGAGGGATTCGAACCCCCGGACCTGTTACAGTCAACAGTTTTCAAGACTGCCGCATTCGACCGCTCTGCCATTTCTCCAGTATGTTGCCATCAATTCCTGATTGCGAGTGCAAATATAGTGTCTTTTTCTAAATAAAAAAATATTTAAAGACTAAGTGTTAATTATATTTACATAAAAAAAAACAAAGAACTAATAACCAAAACTTTACATATTTAGAGCCTGTTTAAAAATTTAAAATAAATAATTGTTATGGGTTAAAGAAACCGATTGAAATTTGTCTTTTTGTAGTGACCAAACCATAAAAAGATGTATCCAACCGATTTGACAGAAACCCAGTGGCAATTTATAAAAAAGACTTTAGAAATCGATAATAGAAATCGGAAATATAATTTGAAAGTCATTTGGAATGCGATTAATTATCTCGTAAAAACAGGTTGTCAGTAGCGAATGTTACCTAAAGATTTTCCAAAATGGCAATTAGTGTATTATTACTATTGGAAATGGTCAAATTTGGAATGTTTTGATTTATTACTGCCAAAATTGCG of Flavobacterium marginilacus contains these proteins:
- a CDS encoding sensor histidine kinase, which gives rise to MNQIVLGIIIAFIFIGLILFFCVILIRLYFNKIKKYTKLLHQKDLDFQKTITQTVIETQEQVLNNISQDLHDDAGQQLTYINFQIENMKLDSLELEKKLDPVSQSLGHLSKSIRSISHALNSQLLLQQDVIKAIETEIIRLQKNNKVDIKYSFEEIVFKKFDDNEKIIIYRIFQECISNIFKHAKASTMSILITTNPDFKMIIADNGKGFDSSDKKNKLSLGLLNMINRANSIDYILEVESQIGSGTKIILSENKRI
- a CDS encoding response regulator transcription factor, with protein sequence MEQTTICIIDDHAIVRQGLKELLHKIGNFKVINEFDDGDDFLQALPINPTPDIYILDYSMPNMNGIEVLKTLEEKQEEFKVLLLTQHLDEQIIDAAYHHGARGFLHKNCTAHDLKFAIDNIIKIGYNNVSEILKRVRNYDNNSEKKENIILTQREFDFLRLVCDERELTYEQMAEIMNLSIKSIEVYRAALFEKYNIRSKVGLVLFSFKHRLTEPFL
- a CDS encoding SLATT domain-containing protein — its product is MSSFIKFIPLSDWDNQEAKKKVNEIYTQAILLAKSKIKWYEKQRVWKGRVSKWIRFFAILLLMCSSLVPYISLHSNDPENLYIGYFLAALAGGILLFDKYYGFSNSWIRFTLIKMDLENMTNSFIVNWQVLYLNNFPLAPEGFAIMIDAQLKFQESFNNAIRKETETWAKEFQENLAELAASIKSHSEALKADIEEQKERSKVTSANAESRENSFPRLNEEDQFELLKAVIYENGDAWRQNIKGFTGVSIAKKVQGIDQTVINPGTYCLQFNVSVKESDFTNQHIHAIPPFIYSRGYKIPTDVIETGIAKSSIFSGKDLQLPKPPGVSIGRQNINSAGTLGMRVRLSDGKLYGLSCYHVIFPEELLKGTHEIIQDETQKIIDESNIISPASIDGGEVNKKFSFLGKVSHGVFDRKMDCAFFRTTDEDIGSTIYNFPHATMIHDLKKSDEKELTVKFCGRTSGKVEGGKVFSIYCTQTVNYFGTTNFNFTDVIQLEIKCDKGDSGSVVLTEDNKLLAMIFASGNGYAWAIPMRSIFNRFPFTID